A single region of the Drosophila takahashii strain IR98-3 E-12201 chromosome 2R, DtakHiC1v2, whole genome shotgun sequence genome encodes:
- the LOC108059980 gene encoding mitochondrial sodium/calcium exchanger protein isoform X1, whose amino-acid sequence METKNPEFYVRNGLDDEFDSFWDKVSCFAANSFPFEERCAFVKKAKDCNRSTNVVPYMRIMACDLNCVNDFEQLIFLTLFLAFCFVILLLLIHVCNNYYSPALKAVSRILRMNEHVAGVTLLAFGNSSADLFSNLASVKADVPVFANSLAAALFVSMVSGGLICYMFPFKMNAYESVRDILFLILGSMMLQYFLETGQQVSESEFICLSLIYIFYIFVNVVDVYLIRRALISTNAQIDALLEGEMTPVKRKKLSELEKQQEIYTRDIEVEIFEKKNSGPNINKMRYTTLRMARNTRVSVDKKVTRNVKHNRAQGKNFGICRDFYLAIRPITCEKWRKANMIERAIMLVRTPGVILCIIYIPLVDYEMDKHGWNKLLNCLQVMLNPAMSIIVIKALLSSRGNSLWYVAITKEYIYGLYSLPITMPIAIFMFFQSRTDVPPFYHSVFTVMNLTGSMFMIFICATEIDKVLEVLGHILEVEDDFMGATVKACTGSLGPLIANIAMAMHGYPKMAYASAIGGPFFTVVLSASTVLHVRNLVGFKVTNISQQGNYGGNAFIFLNLGLFLTLLWSTTLGFFARRSVGIFCIVFYGVYLLFAILIHKKVIHSFSEDMPLQAAFGDI is encoded by the exons ATGGAAACCAAGAACCCCGAGTTCTATGTGCGCAACGGCTTGGACGATGAGTTCGATAGCTTCTGGGACAAGGTCAGTTGCTTCGCGGCCAACTCCTTTCCCTTCGAGGAGCGGTGTGCCTTTGTGAAGAAGGCCAAGGACTGCAATCGGAGCACCAATGTGGTGCCCTACATGAGGATCATGGCCTGCGATCTGAATTGCGTGAATGACTTCGAGCAGCTGATCTTCCTCACATTGTTCTTGGCGTTCTGCTTTGTGATACTGCTCCTACTGATCCACGTATGCAACAATTA cTACAGTCCAGCTCTGAAGGCCGTATCAAGGATCCTCCGCATGAACGAGCACGTCGCGGGCGTGACCTTGTTGGCCTTTGGAAACAGCTCCGCCGACCTGTTCTCCAACCTGGCCAGTGTTAAGGCGGATGTGCCCGTTTTTGCCAATAGTCTGGCCGCCGCCCTGTTTGTGTCCATGGTTTCGGGGGGGCTAATCTGCTACATGTTTCCCTTCAAGATGAATGCCTACGAGAGTGTTCGGGACATTTTGTTCCTTATCCTCGGATCGATGATGCTTCAATACTTTCTGGAAACCGGTCAGCAAGTTTCCGAGTCGGAATTCATAT GTCTGTCtcttatatacattttttacatatttgtgAATGTGGTGGATGTATATCTTATCCGGAGGGCCTTAATCT CAACAAATGCCCAAATCGATGCGCTGTTGGAAGGGGAAATGACCCCGGTGAAGAGAAAGAAACTGAGCGAACTGGAGAAACAGCAGGAGATTTATACCCGCGATATAGAAGTGGAGATATTCGAGAAGAAAAACTCGGGTCCGAACATTAACAAGATGCGGTACACGACCTTGCGAATGGCCCGAAACACTCGCGTAAGCGTCGACAAAAAAGTAACCCGGAATGTGAAGCATAACAGGGCGCAGGGAAAGAATTTTGGAATATGCAGGGACTTCTACTTGGCCATAAGACCCATTACGTGCGAGAAGTGGCGAAAAGCCAACATGATCGAGCGGGCCATAATGTTGGTAAGAACGCCGGGCGTAATCCTGTGCATCATCTACATCCCCCTGGTGGACTACGAAATGGACAAACATGGCTGGAACAAGCTCCTGAATTGCCTTCAGGTAATGCTAAATCCGGCCATGTCCATTATAGTCATCAAAG CTTTGTTGAGCTCTAGGGGCAACTCGTTGTGGTACGTTGCCATAACGAAGGAGTACATATACGGACTTTACTCCCTTCCCATAACCATGCCAATAgccatttttatgtttttccaaTCCCGAACCGATGTGCCACCATTTTACCATTCG GTGTTTACCGTAATGAATTTGACTGGCTCCATGTTTATGATCTTTATTTGCGCCACGGAAATAGACAAGGTCCTGGAGGTGCTTGGACATATATTGGAGGTCGAAGACGACTTTATGGGCGCCACGGTGAAGGCTTGTACGGGCAGCCTGGGTCCCCTAATCGCCAACATCGCAATGGCCATGCACGGCTATCCGAAGATGGCCTATGCCTCGGCCATCGGAGGACCTTTCTTCA CCGTCGTCTTATCCGCGAGCACTGTGCTGCATGTCCGAAACCTAGTTGGCTTCAAGGTCACGAACATAAGCCAACAGGGCAATTATGGtggaaatgcttttatttttctaaatttgggACTATTTCTAACACTTCTCTGGTCCACAACGCTGGGCTTTTTCGCTAGACGATCCGTCGGTATCTTTTGTATCGTCTTCTACGGTGTCTACTTGCTTTTTGCTATCCTAATCCATAAGAAAGTCATACATTCGTTTTCTGAGGACATGCCACTTCAAGCCGCTTTCGGAGATATCTAG
- the LOC108060014 gene encoding mitochondrial sodium/calcium exchanger protein isoform X1, which yields MGVRKRSLSLNLTELDYEFHYFIKNMSCRAMMRLPYSYRCKMATQVVDCERIINFFNYFRMMYCSIDIDDKTTEVLFMLLFALICVAFLWLMSFSIGTYFSPVLKIISLKLHMNEYLAGVTLLAFGNCSPEIIANFMPVRADAPLFTIAVGNALAIILLAGGTVCFLRPFKMNGHCILRDLLFLLLGVEVLRYVMITRQGAVVLGEAIVLFLIYVLYVAVNVADVVILRFYMKKLRKEVDYLGNLTPPPTKELREKLRRLASMEEEDDIGINDTTKYRRSRDSGTHFSDTTSSGYFVTPRPEKRSENVDYEANRTNLHNAENPKNLLLFTEFLQSLNPIDGEAWQLGGSCNRLYLIVRCPLVFVLLLFIPVVDYEKDKHGWSKLLNCTQIVTNPFVVITLVHSAITSVYHTWYITLDISFSMWSPCLTVPLAIVIFWHSRTDVPPFYHHLFIILTFFSSMVTLWVTVTELEVLSEIVGIVFDLSETFMAVTFEAVSNATPDIIANSQLAMQGYGRMAFAAIIGGPVFAVLVTMSVAFIFNHRVREAGANSWVYGDLGQNCYIFLVITIVTTLWWSVTFDFYARRSAGVFLWLIYFLFLIYAVFVEWEVVHAFSRDEYIDPI from the exons ATGGGAGTGCGCAAGAGAAGTCTTAGCTTGAACCTAACAGAACTGGACTACGAATTTCATTACTTTATTAAGAAT atgAGTTGCAGGGCGATGATGAGACTTCCCTATTCGTATCGTTGCAAGATGGCCACCCAAGTCGTTGACTGCGAACGGATCATCAACTTCTTCAATTACTTCAGGATGATGTACTGTTCCATTGACATTGATGACAAGACGACAGAGGTCCTGTTCATGCTTCTATTTGCGCTGATTTGTGTGGCCTTCCTGTGGCTAATGTCCTTCAGCATTGGCACCTA CTTTTCGCCAGTCCTCAAGATAATCTCGCTGAAGCTGCACATGAATGAGTACCTGGCGGGCGTTACCCTGCTGGCATTCGGCAACTGTAGTCCCGAAATAATTGCCAACTTCATGCCCGTGAGGGCGGATGCACCGCTCTTCACCATAGCCGTGGGCAATGCTCTGGCCATCATTCTGCTGGCCGGCGGAACCGTGTGTTTTTTAAGGCCCTTCAAAATGAACGGACATTGCATTCTTCGCGATCTTTTATTCCTGCTGCTGGGCGTTGAGGTCCTGCGATATGTGATGATAACAAGGCAAGGAGCAGTAGTCTTGGGGGAAGCAATCG TGCTGTTCCTAATTTACGTTCTCTATGTGGCCGTTAATGTAGCCGATGTGGTTATATTACGTTTCTACATGAAAA AACTTCGTAAGGAAGTGGACTATCTGGGGAATCTGACTCCTCCACCGACGAAAGAATTGCGGGAAAAGCTGCGGAGACTGGCTTCAATGGAAGAGGAGGATGACATAGGAATCAATGACACAACGAAGTATCGTCGGTCCAGGGATTCGGGCACCCACTTCTCCGATACGACGAGTAGCGGCTACTTTGTCACCCCCCGACCGGAAAAACGATCCGAGAACGTTGACTACGAGGCCAATCGCACGAATCTGCATAATGcggaaaatcccaaaaacctCCTGCTGTTCACCGAGTTCCTCCAGTCCCTGAACCCCATCGATGGGGAGGCCTGGCAGCTGGGTGGCAGCTGCAAtcggttgtacttgattgtccGGTGCCCCCTGGTATTCGTACTGCTGCTCTTCATTCCTGTGGTGGACTACGAGAAGGACAAGCATGGTTGGAGCAAGTTGCTCAACTGCACGCAGATTGTGACTAATCCGTTTGTGGTCATTACCCTGGTGCATT CTGCGATTACCAGTGTCTATCACACCTGGTACATAACCCTCGACATCAGCTTTTCGATGTGGTCGCCCTGCCTAACAGTTCCGCTGGCCATAGTGATCTTCTGGCATTCGCGGACGGACGTACCGCCGTTCTATCACCAC CTGTTTATCATCCTCACCTTTTTCAGTTCCATGGTGACCCTCTGGGTGACTGTCACCGAACTGGAGGTGCTCTCCGAGATCGTGGGCATTGTTTTCGACCTATCCGAGACCTTCATGGCGGTCACCTTTGAGGCCGTTTCGAATGCCACCCCCGATATTATAGCCAATTCCCAGCTGGCCATGCAGGGTTACGGGCGAATGGCCTTCGCCGCCATTATTGGAGGACCAGTTTTTG CGGTTTTAGTTACCATGAGCGTGGCCTTCATCTTCAATCACAGGGTTCGCGAGGCGGGAGCCAATTCGTGGGTGTACGGCGATCTAGGTCAAAACTGCTATATTTTCTTGGTCATAACCATCGTGACCACGTTGTGGTGGAGTGTAACATTCGACTTTTACGCCCGACGATCCGCCGGAGTTTTCCTGTGGctcatttatttcctattcCTCATCTATGCAGTTTTCGTGGAGTGGGAAGTTGTGCATGCATTTTCCAGAGATGAATATATTGACCCAATATGA
- the LOC108059980 gene encoding mitochondrial sodium/calcium exchanger protein isoform X2, protein METKNPEFYVRNGLDDEFDSFWDKVSCFAANSFPFEERCAFVKKAKDCNRSTNVVPYMRIMACDLNCVNDFEQLIFLTLFLAFCFVILLLLIHVCNNYYSPALKAVSRILRMNEHVAGVTLLAFGNSSADLFSNLASVKADVPVFANSLAAALFVSMVSGGLICYMFPFKMNAYESVRDILFLILGSMMLQYFLETGQQVSESEFICLSLIYIFYIFVNVVDVYLIRRALISTNAQIDALLEGEMTPVKRKKLSELEKQQEIYTRDIEVEIFEKKNSGPNINKMRYTTLRMARNTRVSVDKKVTRNVKHNRAQGKNFGICRDFYLAIRPITCEKWRKANMIERAIMLLC, encoded by the exons ATGGAAACCAAGAACCCCGAGTTCTATGTGCGCAACGGCTTGGACGATGAGTTCGATAGCTTCTGGGACAAGGTCAGTTGCTTCGCGGCCAACTCCTTTCCCTTCGAGGAGCGGTGTGCCTTTGTGAAGAAGGCCAAGGACTGCAATCGGAGCACCAATGTGGTGCCCTACATGAGGATCATGGCCTGCGATCTGAATTGCGTGAATGACTTCGAGCAGCTGATCTTCCTCACATTGTTCTTGGCGTTCTGCTTTGTGATACTGCTCCTACTGATCCACGTATGCAACAATTA cTACAGTCCAGCTCTGAAGGCCGTATCAAGGATCCTCCGCATGAACGAGCACGTCGCGGGCGTGACCTTGTTGGCCTTTGGAAACAGCTCCGCCGACCTGTTCTCCAACCTGGCCAGTGTTAAGGCGGATGTGCCCGTTTTTGCCAATAGTCTGGCCGCCGCCCTGTTTGTGTCCATGGTTTCGGGGGGGCTAATCTGCTACATGTTTCCCTTCAAGATGAATGCCTACGAGAGTGTTCGGGACATTTTGTTCCTTATCCTCGGATCGATGATGCTTCAATACTTTCTGGAAACCGGTCAGCAAGTTTCCGAGTCGGAATTCATAT GTCTGTCtcttatatacattttttacatatttgtgAATGTGGTGGATGTATATCTTATCCGGAGGGCCTTAATCT CAACAAATGCCCAAATCGATGCGCTGTTGGAAGGGGAAATGACCCCGGTGAAGAGAAAGAAACTGAGCGAACTGGAGAAACAGCAGGAGATTTATACCCGCGATATAGAAGTGGAGATATTCGAGAAGAAAAACTCGGGTCCGAACATTAACAAGATGCGGTACACGACCTTGCGAATGGCCCGAAACACTCGCGTAAGCGTCGACAAAAAAGTAACCCGGAATGTGAAGCATAACAGGGCGCAGGGAAAGAATTTTGGAATATGCAGGGACTTCTACTTGGCCATAAGACCCATTACGTGCGAGAAGTGGCGAAAAGCCAACATGATCGAGCGGGCCATAATGTTG CTTTGTTGA
- the LOC108060007 gene encoding CTD nuclear envelope phosphatase 1: MVSQLPAQSAHLVKLAPSGQVAVAVVGNLQRSSSNSGQRRLLSILLASDLGAYIRRLLAHVARRIYALLRPQLGLSYKDVPVSPVLAQTLAQVGRKTLILDLDETLVHSCYSDPDTHDNVGCNQLPEGAQPDYVLSVSIEGLEPISFRVFKRPHVDEFLAFVSKWYDLVIYTASLEVYAAQVVDLLDAGRGMMPRRFYRQHCRASTPLISKDLTLVNPDMSGTLIIDNSPYAYRDFPDNAVPIKTFIYDPDDTELLKLLPFLDALRFTKDVRSILGRRVVRSTLVRSTVSSYSTR; this comes from the coding sequence ATGGTCAGCCAGCTGCCCGCGCAGTCCGCACATCTAGTCAAGCTCGCTCCCTCCGGCCAGGTGGCCGTCGCCGTGGTCGGCAACCTCCAGCGATCGAGTTCGAACTCCGGCCAGCGGAGGCTCCTCTCGATCCTGCTCGCCAGCGACCTGGGCGCCTACATAAGACGACTGTTGGCCCATGTGGCGCGGCGGATCTATGCGCTCCTTCGCCCCCAGCTGGGGCTCTCCTACAAGGATGTGCCCGTGTCCCCGGTCCTGGCACAAACACTGGCCCAGGTGGGCCGCAAAACCCTGATCCTCGACCTGGACGAGACTCTGGTGCACTCCTGCTACAGCGATCCGGATACACACGACAACGTGGGCTGCAACCAGCTGCCCGAAGGCGCCCAGCCCGACTATGTGCTCAGCGTATCGATCGAGGGTCTCGAGCCGATCTCCTTTCGGGTCTTCAAGCGGCCGCATGTCGACGAGTTCCTGGCCTTTGTGTCCAAGTGGTACGACCTGGTGATCTACACGGCCAGCCTAGAGGTGTACGCCGCCCAGGTGGTGGACCTTCTGGATGCGGGACGAGGAATGATGCCGCGCCGCTTCTACCGGCAGCACTGCCGCGCCTCCACGCCCCTGATATCCAAGGATCTCACGCTGGTCAATCCGGACATGAGCGGCACCTTGATCATCGACAACTCGCCGTACGCGTACCGCGATTTTCCGGACAACGCGGTGCCCATCAAGACGTTCATCTACGATCCCGACGACACGGAACTGCTGAAGCTGCTGCCCTTCCTCGACGCCCTGCGCTTCACCAAGGACGTTCGATCGATTCTCGGCCGGCGCGTTGTCCGCTCCACCCTTGTGCGCTCCACGGTTTCATCGTATTCCACCCGGTAA
- the LOC108060014 gene encoding mitochondrial sodium/calcium exchanger protein isoform X2, whose protein sequence is MGVRKRSLSLNLTELDYEFHYFIKNMSCRAMMRLPYSYRCKMATQVVDCERIINFFNYFRMMYCSIDIDDKTTEVLFMLLFALICVAFLWLMSFSIGTYFSPVLKIISLKLHMNEYLAGVTLLAFGNCSPEIIANFMPVRADAPLFTIAVGNALAIILLAGGTVCFLRPFKMNGHCILRDLLFLLLGVEVLRYVMITRQGAVVLGEAIVLFLIYVLYVAVNVADVVILRFYMKKLRKEVDYLGNLTPPPTKELREKLRRLASMEEEDDIGINDTTKYRRSRDSGTHFSDTTSSGYFVTPRPEKRSENVDYEANRTNLHNAENPKNLLLFTEFLQSLNPIDGEAWQLGGSCNRLYLIVRCPLVFVLLLFIPVVDYEKDKHGWSKLLNCTQIVTNPFVVITLVHSAITSVYHTWYITLDISFSMWSPCLTVPLAIVIFWHSRTDVPPFYHHLFIILTFFSSMVTLWVTVTELEVLSEIVGIVFDLSETFMAVTFEAVSNATPDIIANSQLAMQGYGRMAFAAIIGGPVFVTMSVAFIFNHRVREAGANSWVYGDLGQNCYIFLVITIVTTLWWSVTFDFYARRSAGVFLWLIYFLFLIYAVFVEWEVVHAFSRDEYIDPI, encoded by the exons ATGGGAGTGCGCAAGAGAAGTCTTAGCTTGAACCTAACAGAACTGGACTACGAATTTCATTACTTTATTAAGAAT atgAGTTGCAGGGCGATGATGAGACTTCCCTATTCGTATCGTTGCAAGATGGCCACCCAAGTCGTTGACTGCGAACGGATCATCAACTTCTTCAATTACTTCAGGATGATGTACTGTTCCATTGACATTGATGACAAGACGACAGAGGTCCTGTTCATGCTTCTATTTGCGCTGATTTGTGTGGCCTTCCTGTGGCTAATGTCCTTCAGCATTGGCACCTA CTTTTCGCCAGTCCTCAAGATAATCTCGCTGAAGCTGCACATGAATGAGTACCTGGCGGGCGTTACCCTGCTGGCATTCGGCAACTGTAGTCCCGAAATAATTGCCAACTTCATGCCCGTGAGGGCGGATGCACCGCTCTTCACCATAGCCGTGGGCAATGCTCTGGCCATCATTCTGCTGGCCGGCGGAACCGTGTGTTTTTTAAGGCCCTTCAAAATGAACGGACATTGCATTCTTCGCGATCTTTTATTCCTGCTGCTGGGCGTTGAGGTCCTGCGATATGTGATGATAACAAGGCAAGGAGCAGTAGTCTTGGGGGAAGCAATCG TGCTGTTCCTAATTTACGTTCTCTATGTGGCCGTTAATGTAGCCGATGTGGTTATATTACGTTTCTACATGAAAA AACTTCGTAAGGAAGTGGACTATCTGGGGAATCTGACTCCTCCACCGACGAAAGAATTGCGGGAAAAGCTGCGGAGACTGGCTTCAATGGAAGAGGAGGATGACATAGGAATCAATGACACAACGAAGTATCGTCGGTCCAGGGATTCGGGCACCCACTTCTCCGATACGACGAGTAGCGGCTACTTTGTCACCCCCCGACCGGAAAAACGATCCGAGAACGTTGACTACGAGGCCAATCGCACGAATCTGCATAATGcggaaaatcccaaaaacctCCTGCTGTTCACCGAGTTCCTCCAGTCCCTGAACCCCATCGATGGGGAGGCCTGGCAGCTGGGTGGCAGCTGCAAtcggttgtacttgattgtccGGTGCCCCCTGGTATTCGTACTGCTGCTCTTCATTCCTGTGGTGGACTACGAGAAGGACAAGCATGGTTGGAGCAAGTTGCTCAACTGCACGCAGATTGTGACTAATCCGTTTGTGGTCATTACCCTGGTGCATT CTGCGATTACCAGTGTCTATCACACCTGGTACATAACCCTCGACATCAGCTTTTCGATGTGGTCGCCCTGCCTAACAGTTCCGCTGGCCATAGTGATCTTCTGGCATTCGCGGACGGACGTACCGCCGTTCTATCACCAC CTGTTTATCATCCTCACCTTTTTCAGTTCCATGGTGACCCTCTGGGTGACTGTCACCGAACTGGAGGTGCTCTCCGAGATCGTGGGCATTGTTTTCGACCTATCCGAGACCTTCATGGCGGTCACCTTTGAGGCCGTTTCGAATGCCACCCCCGATATTATAGCCAATTCCCAGCTGGCCATGCAGGGTTACGGGCGAATGGCCTTCGCCGCCATTATTGGAGGACCAGTTTTTG TTACCATGAGCGTGGCCTTCATCTTCAATCACAGGGTTCGCGAGGCGGGAGCCAATTCGTGGGTGTACGGCGATCTAGGTCAAAACTGCTATATTTTCTTGGTCATAACCATCGTGACCACGTTGTGGTGGAGTGTAACATTCGACTTTTACGCCCGACGATCCGCCGGAGTTTTCCTGTGGctcatttatttcctattcCTCATCTATGCAGTTTTCGTGGAGTGGGAAGTTGTGCATGCATTTTCCAGAGATGAATATATTGACCCAATATGA
- the LOC108060014 gene encoding mitochondrial sodium/calcium exchanger protein isoform X3, with the protein MNEYLAGVTLLAFGNCSPEIIANFMPVRADAPLFTIAVGNALAIILLAGGTVCFLRPFKMNGHCILRDLLFLLLGVEVLRYVMITRQGAVVLGEAIVLFLIYVLYVAVNVADVVILRFYMKKLRKEVDYLGNLTPPPTKELREKLRRLASMEEEDDIGINDTTKYRRSRDSGTHFSDTTSSGYFVTPRPEKRSENVDYEANRTNLHNAENPKNLLLFTEFLQSLNPIDGEAWQLGGSCNRLYLIVRCPLVFVLLLFIPVVDYEKDKHGWSKLLNCTQIVTNPFVVITLVHSAITSVYHTWYITLDISFSMWSPCLTVPLAIVIFWHSRTDVPPFYHHLFIILTFFSSMVTLWVTVTELEVLSEIVGIVFDLSETFMAVTFEAVSNATPDIIANSQLAMQGYGRMAFAAIIGGPVFAVLVTMSVAFIFNHRVREAGANSWVYGDLGQNCYIFLVITIVTTLWWSVTFDFYARRSAGVFLWLIYFLFLIYAVFVEWEVVHAFSRDEYIDPI; encoded by the exons ATGAATGAGTACCTGGCGGGCGTTACCCTGCTGGCATTCGGCAACTGTAGTCCCGAAATAATTGCCAACTTCATGCCCGTGAGGGCGGATGCACCGCTCTTCACCATAGCCGTGGGCAATGCTCTGGCCATCATTCTGCTGGCCGGCGGAACCGTGTGTTTTTTAAGGCCCTTCAAAATGAACGGACATTGCATTCTTCGCGATCTTTTATTCCTGCTGCTGGGCGTTGAGGTCCTGCGATATGTGATGATAACAAGGCAAGGAGCAGTAGTCTTGGGGGAAGCAATCG TGCTGTTCCTAATTTACGTTCTCTATGTGGCCGTTAATGTAGCCGATGTGGTTATATTACGTTTCTACATGAAAA AACTTCGTAAGGAAGTGGACTATCTGGGGAATCTGACTCCTCCACCGACGAAAGAATTGCGGGAAAAGCTGCGGAGACTGGCTTCAATGGAAGAGGAGGATGACATAGGAATCAATGACACAACGAAGTATCGTCGGTCCAGGGATTCGGGCACCCACTTCTCCGATACGACGAGTAGCGGCTACTTTGTCACCCCCCGACCGGAAAAACGATCCGAGAACGTTGACTACGAGGCCAATCGCACGAATCTGCATAATGcggaaaatcccaaaaacctCCTGCTGTTCACCGAGTTCCTCCAGTCCCTGAACCCCATCGATGGGGAGGCCTGGCAGCTGGGTGGCAGCTGCAAtcggttgtacttgattgtccGGTGCCCCCTGGTATTCGTACTGCTGCTCTTCATTCCTGTGGTGGACTACGAGAAGGACAAGCATGGTTGGAGCAAGTTGCTCAACTGCACGCAGATTGTGACTAATCCGTTTGTGGTCATTACCCTGGTGCATT CTGCGATTACCAGTGTCTATCACACCTGGTACATAACCCTCGACATCAGCTTTTCGATGTGGTCGCCCTGCCTAACAGTTCCGCTGGCCATAGTGATCTTCTGGCATTCGCGGACGGACGTACCGCCGTTCTATCACCAC CTGTTTATCATCCTCACCTTTTTCAGTTCCATGGTGACCCTCTGGGTGACTGTCACCGAACTGGAGGTGCTCTCCGAGATCGTGGGCATTGTTTTCGACCTATCCGAGACCTTCATGGCGGTCACCTTTGAGGCCGTTTCGAATGCCACCCCCGATATTATAGCCAATTCCCAGCTGGCCATGCAGGGTTACGGGCGAATGGCCTTCGCCGCCATTATTGGAGGACCAGTTTTTG CGGTTTTAGTTACCATGAGCGTGGCCTTCATCTTCAATCACAGGGTTCGCGAGGCGGGAGCCAATTCGTGGGTGTACGGCGATCTAGGTCAAAACTGCTATATTTTCTTGGTCATAACCATCGTGACCACGTTGTGGTGGAGTGTAACATTCGACTTTTACGCCCGACGATCCGCCGGAGTTTTCCTGTGGctcatttatttcctattcCTCATCTATGCAGTTTTCGTGGAGTGGGAAGTTGTGCATGCATTTTCCAGAGATGAATATATTGACCCAATATGA
- the LOC108060014 gene encoding mitochondrial sodium/calcium exchanger protein isoform X4, with protein MGVRKRSLSLNLTELDYEFHYFIKNMSCRAMMRLPYSYRCKMATQVVDCERIINFFNYFRMMYCSIDIDDKTTEVLFMLLFALICVAFLWLMSFSIGTYFSPVLKIISLKLHMNEYLAGVTLLAFGNCSPEIIANFMPVRADAPLFTIAVGNALAIILLAGGTVCFLRPFKMNGHCILRDLLFLLLGVEVLRYVMITRQGAVVLGEAIVLFLIYVLYVAVNVADVVILRFYMKKLRKEVDYLGNLTPPPTKELREKLRRLASMEEEDDIGINDTTKYRRSRDSGTHFSDTTSSGYFVTPRPEKRSENVDYEANRTNLHNAENPKNLLLFTEFLQSLNPIDGEAWQLGGSCNRLYLIVRCPLVFVLLLFIPVVDYEKDKHGWSKLLNCTQIVTNPFVVITLVHCSCDYQCLSHLVHNPRHQLFDVVALPNSSAGHSDLLAFADGRTAVLSPLPW; from the exons ATGGGAGTGCGCAAGAGAAGTCTTAGCTTGAACCTAACAGAACTGGACTACGAATTTCATTACTTTATTAAGAAT atgAGTTGCAGGGCGATGATGAGACTTCCCTATTCGTATCGTTGCAAGATGGCCACCCAAGTCGTTGACTGCGAACGGATCATCAACTTCTTCAATTACTTCAGGATGATGTACTGTTCCATTGACATTGATGACAAGACGACAGAGGTCCTGTTCATGCTTCTATTTGCGCTGATTTGTGTGGCCTTCCTGTGGCTAATGTCCTTCAGCATTGGCACCTA CTTTTCGCCAGTCCTCAAGATAATCTCGCTGAAGCTGCACATGAATGAGTACCTGGCGGGCGTTACCCTGCTGGCATTCGGCAACTGTAGTCCCGAAATAATTGCCAACTTCATGCCCGTGAGGGCGGATGCACCGCTCTTCACCATAGCCGTGGGCAATGCTCTGGCCATCATTCTGCTGGCCGGCGGAACCGTGTGTTTTTTAAGGCCCTTCAAAATGAACGGACATTGCATTCTTCGCGATCTTTTATTCCTGCTGCTGGGCGTTGAGGTCCTGCGATATGTGATGATAACAAGGCAAGGAGCAGTAGTCTTGGGGGAAGCAATCG TGCTGTTCCTAATTTACGTTCTCTATGTGGCCGTTAATGTAGCCGATGTGGTTATATTACGTTTCTACATGAAAA AACTTCGTAAGGAAGTGGACTATCTGGGGAATCTGACTCCTCCACCGACGAAAGAATTGCGGGAAAAGCTGCGGAGACTGGCTTCAATGGAAGAGGAGGATGACATAGGAATCAATGACACAACGAAGTATCGTCGGTCCAGGGATTCGGGCACCCACTTCTCCGATACGACGAGTAGCGGCTACTTTGTCACCCCCCGACCGGAAAAACGATCCGAGAACGTTGACTACGAGGCCAATCGCACGAATCTGCATAATGcggaaaatcccaaaaacctCCTGCTGTTCACCGAGTTCCTCCAGTCCCTGAACCCCATCGATGGGGAGGCCTGGCAGCTGGGTGGCAGCTGCAAtcggttgtacttgattgtccGGTGCCCCCTGGTATTCGTACTGCTGCTCTTCATTCCTGTGGTGGACTACGAGAAGGACAAGCATGGTTGGAGCAAGTTGCTCAACTGCACGCAGATTGTGACTAATCCGTTTGTGGTCATTACCCTGGTGCATTGTAG CTGCGATTACCAGTGTCTATCACACCTGGTACATAACCCTCGACATCAGCTTTTCGATGTGGTCGCCCTGCCTAACAGTTCCGCTGGCCATAGTGATCTTCTGGCATTCGCGGACGGACGTACCGCCGTTCTATCACCAC TTCCATGGTGA